The DNA region TCTTAAAAAGACGGTGCAAAGGTAAAAGAAGTTTTTTTATATTCAAAAATAAAAATGTACTTTTACAGCCACTAAAGTGAAAAAAATATGAAACGAATCATACTCATTACCGGAGGTGCACGCTCCGGTAAAAGTAGCCATGCAGAAAAACTGGCGCTAAGTCTCTCTCCTACTCCTGTTTACCTTGCTACCGCACGTATTTGGGATGAAGAATTCCGACAACGTGTAATTCGCCATCAACAAAGACGCGGACCGGAATGGACAAACATAGAAGAAGAAAAAGAACTAAGCCGCCATCATTTGAGCGGACGGACTGTACTGATAGACTGTGTTACCTTATGGTGTACAAACTTCTTCTTTGATGTAAATACAGATACTGATAGCGCCCTGACAGCCGCCAAAGAAGAATTCGACCGTTTTACAGTACAAGATGCCACCTTCATCTTTGTTACTAATGAAATAGGTATGGGGGCTACTTCAGAAAACGAAGTTCAGCGTAAGTTCACAGATATGCAAGGTTGGATGAACCAGTACATCGCCAAACACGCTGATGAAGTATGGTTGATGGTATCAGGGATTCCGGTGAAAGTGAAATAGAGAGAAGGAAAAATGACAGAATGGTAAGATAATAAAATAGTAAGATCCAAAATTATAAATATACATATGAAAACATTTAAGATAATACGTCCGGACGAGAATATCCGTCCAGCATTGATTGATAAAATCAATAATCTAACTAAACCCAAAGGCTCATTAGGGACTCTCGAAGAACTGGCTCTGCAAATAGGCTGGATACAACAAACTCTGTCTCCCACCCTGCAACATCCACAGAATATTATCTTTGCCGCTGATCATGGCATTGTAGACGAAGGTGTCAGCCTTTCGCCTAAAGAAGTTACCTGGCAACAGATCAGTAATTTCTTACATGGAGGTGCCGGAGTGAATTTCCTTTGCCGACAGCATGGATTTACCCTGAAGATAGTAGATGCCGGTGTAGATTATGATTTACCTTATGATACAGGTGTCATTAACATGAAAGTGCGGAAAAGTACCCGAAATTATCTGCATGAAGCTGCTATGACAGAAGAGGAAATGGAACTATGCTTGGAGCGCGGTGCAGAAGTTGTACGCAATTGCCATAAAGAAGGTAGCAATATACTCAGTTTTGGGGAAATGGGTATTGGAAATACATCTTCCTCATCTCTGTGGATGACTTGCTTTACAAACATTCCTCTGGAGCAATGTGTAGGTGCGGGAAGCGGACTGGATAATGTCGGTATCCGTCATAAATATGAAGTATTAAAACAGTCATTAGATAACTACAGGGGAGACCATTCTCCCCATGATATCATCCGCTATTTTGGAGGTCTGGAAATGGTGATGGCAGTAGGTGCTATGCTTCAGGCAGCCGAACTTGGAATAGTTATTATGGTAGATGGATTCATTATGACAAACTGTATTCTGGCTGCCAGCAAATTATATCCGGAAGTACTGCATTATGCTATTTTCGGACATTGTGGAGATGAAACAGGTCATAAACTGCTACTCGATCACATGGAAGCCAGACCGCTTTTAAATTTAGGTCTGCGTTTGGGTGAAGGAACAGGTGCCATCTGTGCATATCCCATTGTGCAGTCCGCCATACGCATGATTAATGAAATGGATAACTTCGCACATGCTTCTATAACAAAGTATTTTTAAACGTATGAAAGTCCTCGCAGCATTCATCTTCTTCACCCGGCTTCCATTTTGGAGAATCAAAGAAGTTCCGGCTAAATACTTCAAACGTATCGTTCCATACTGGCCATTAGCTGGATGGCTGACGGGTGGTATTATGGTCGGCATACTGTGGATAGCAGCTCAGATACTTCCCATTTCCATCGCATGGGTACTTGCCATCCTCTCCCGATTGCTTATCACAGGCTGTCTGCACGAAGACGGACTGGCTGATTTTTTTGATGGCTTTGGTGGAGGAACCACTAAAGGACGGACACTTGCCATTATGAAAGATTCCCAGATAGGAAGTTATGGCGTTATAGGATTAATAGTCTATTTCTTGCTATTATTCTTACTTTTGGAAAATCTACCTTTGAAACTGATTTGTGTTCTCGTAATTTGTGGCGACTGCTGGTCTAAATTCTGTGCTTCACAAATCATCAATTATTTACCTTATGCACGAAAAGAAGAAGAAAGCAAGGCGAAAGTTGTGTATGACCGTATGACCTGGCAAGAGTTATTGACAGGATTCATCTGTGGATTTTTACCTATTATATTATTTTTGCCGATAGATTTCTGGCCGGTCATGATCTGCCCGATTCTGACATTCAGTCTATTGTATTGGTTAATGAAACGTCGTCTTCAAGGTTATACAGGAGATTGCTGCGGAGCTACATTCCTGCTTTGTGAACTTTCATTCTATTTGGGTGCAGTAATCTTGCTGTATGCACATATCAAATACGGTAACCCGGATTTTATTAATGTTTATTTAAAATAATAATTATATGGAAGTTATTTTTATCAGACATACCTCAGTAGATGTCCCTCCCGGAGTGTGCTACGGACAAACAGATGTTCCTTTGCGAAACAGTTTCGAACAAGAAGCTGCCGTCACATCCGGAAATTTAAAATCTTACCGTCCGAAAGGGAGAGATTTCGATTATGTATATACCAGTCCGCTATCCCGTTGTGTACGTCTTGCTACCTATTGCGGATATCCTGATGCCGAACGTGACGACCGAATTATGGAAATGAACTTCGGAAATTGGGAGATGAAGAATTTTGATGAAATAAGTGATCCAAGGCTGAAAGAATGGTATGCCGACTACATAAACGTACCTGCCACAAACGGTGAATCATTTGCCATACAGTATCAACGTGTCGCCAGTTTTCTGGATGAACTGAGAGAAAAGAATTATGAAAAAGTAGCCATATTTGCACATGGAGGCGTATTGATTTGCGCCCAACTTTATGCAGGAGCTATAAAACAGGAAGAGGCATTCAGTGCTTTGACTGCCTATGGAGGAATCATTCAGTTGAAATTTGATTAGCAGCTTGAGCTTGTATACTAAACAGAACCAATGGCCCTTCTGCCGCACCTTCCTGCACTTTATAAGTGCCATTGAAAGCATGAACAAAATGTGCATTGATCTCATGACGAATCAGTGCAGTTTTGTTTTCAAAGCGGGCCTTAGCCAAAGGGGTACCGGTCACTCTGAAGAATAACATGTTCTTCTCTTTATCGTACCTAATGCGAATAACAATATTATATGTATTTTCATCATTCTCTGACGGTACCAGCAGACTGGACAATAATGAAGAGAACTTGTTTTTATCCGTACTTATCATCCTATTTTCCACATCCGTTTTCAAACGAACAGTTACACGTCCGTTGCCACTCTGTTCAGCAATGGTAATCTCTTTCCGGCATAATTCTACCAATTCACATTCTTCCTGCACATATTGTGTCTTACCGGATTCAAGACGGGAAAGTTCCAGAATACTATTAACATACGTCAATAGGTTTTCCGCATTCTCCTGAATCATCTTGCCATATTCTACTTTTGCTTCTGCAGTGAGTTCTTTCGATTCCGTCAACAGTTCGGCAAAACCTACCACCACATTCAACGGAGTACGTATGTCATGACTGATTTCAGATTGCAAACGGTCTTTAGTGGTGTTATCCGCTTCTGCCTGCATGGCCGCATTTACCGTCACTTTTTCAGCCGCAGCGATTTTCCGCGATATATAACGTGTATAAAGATAAAAAATAAGTATCAGTACCAGTAATGTGATAAGAAACAGGAAGCCGCGCTTATAGTTGGTATCCTTTATTTTTTGCTTCTCCAGAAGAAGGTCGTCAATATGATAGATTTCCTTCATTTGTCGCAACTGATTTGCAGAAAAAGCATTGTCCAATGAGTCCTGAGTCCGTATGAGGTAACGTTTTGTCTCAATAGCCCCGTCAATATCACCTTTGTCAACCTGGGTGGACGCCTTATAATTAATAAGCGTAGCAAAAGTGGATACATAATGATTCAATACTACCGGTGTCACTTCATCTATCAGGGCAATACTTTTGTCATACTCCTGTGTACGGGCATAATATTGCAATTGTACAAGCTGGACATTCAACCAGAAAACCGGATCTACATGATCTTCCAATAATGCCTTTGCTTTATTTATATGTTCCAGAGCAATATGATAAGTTCCCTTATTCATATACAAGAGAACATATTTTATCTGGCAGTCAATCTCAAAATTACTCCAATTTTTCCGTGTCTCAGGTTCACGGGTTATGACTTCCTGTAAGGCCTCATCCATTTGTTGAACATAAGGTCGCCTCAAGCTATCTCTTCCCGTATTACCATATACTTGAGCAATACGCGAAAGAATATCCACACGCAAACTGGTCTTAGTCCGGGGAGTAAAACGTTGATAAGCTTTTAAAAAGATGTTCAATGCTTCATCCACTCTGCTGGATACTCCGTATGCACATCCTAAACTATTGTATGATGCTATCTCACCATTATTACTATTGTGTTCCAAGGATTCTGCCAATGTTTCTTTTGCCACATATACAGCCTTTTCTATCTGCCTTTTAGAAGCCAGGGCACGGCTGATCGCAGCTTTCTGCTCCAGGTAATAATCATATGTACCTACTTCAGGAGCATATTTTTCCAGTTTATCCACCCAATATGCCAAACTGTCCGCATCATGTAATTTGTCATAGCAAGATGCCAGATAATAAGCACCCAGATTCTCATAAATTATATTTTTCTGGATACACGCTTCCTGATATAAAGCGGTTGAGAAAGTTTTGTTATAAGGAGCGTACTGATGTCTGTAAGCCATATCACGCAGGTAAGTAAGTTTAGGAAGCGTGCCCGGCATGGACTGCGCTATTTTCAGAATACTGTCCTGATATTGCTGTGCATTGGCATCTTCTGCATATAACACATAAGGATACATACTCAGCAAACAAAACCATATAATTAGTATATGCTTCATCATACAGCCCCCTCCGCTTTAGGTTTATACTTTAACGGATGCGTAAAGCAGAAACGTGCACCTTGTGTATAGTTACTGTCTACCCATATCCGTCCTCTCATGTAGGTCACAATCAACTGGCATATGGAAAGTCCCAGACCACTTCCCTGTGCAAAGTCGTTCAGTTTCTCAAAACGTTCAAAAATCAAGCCTTGTTTCTCAAGTGGAATACCGCAACCGGTATCAGTTACAGAAAAAAATGCAGTATTGCGGTCGGATAACTCTAACCTCAATACAATAGAACCTTCTTTAGTAAACTTGGTA from Bacteroides sp. MSB163 includes:
- the cobU gene encoding bifunctional adenosylcobinamide kinase/adenosylcobinamide-phosphate guanylyltransferase, whose protein sequence is MKRIILITGGARSGKSSHAEKLALSLSPTPVYLATARIWDEEFRQRVIRHQQRRGPEWTNIEEEKELSRHHLSGRTVLIDCVTLWCTNFFFDVNTDTDSALTAAKEEFDRFTVQDATFIFVTNEIGMGATSENEVQRKFTDMQGWMNQYIAKHADEVWLMVSGIPVKVK
- the cobT gene encoding nicotinate-nucleotide--dimethylbenzimidazole phosphoribosyltransferase — protein: MKTFKIIRPDENIRPALIDKINNLTKPKGSLGTLEELALQIGWIQQTLSPTLQHPQNIIFAADHGIVDEGVSLSPKEVTWQQISNFLHGGAGVNFLCRQHGFTLKIVDAGVDYDLPYDTGVINMKVRKSTRNYLHEAAMTEEEMELCLERGAEVVRNCHKEGSNILSFGEMGIGNTSSSSLWMTCFTNIPLEQCVGAGSGLDNVGIRHKYEVLKQSLDNYRGDHSPHDIIRYFGGLEMVMAVGAMLQAAELGIVIMVDGFIMTNCILAASKLYPEVLHYAIFGHCGDETGHKLLLDHMEARPLLNLGLRLGEGTGAICAYPIVQSAIRMINEMDNFAHASITKYF
- a CDS encoding adenosylcobinamide-GDP ribazoletransferase; translated protein: MKVLAAFIFFTRLPFWRIKEVPAKYFKRIVPYWPLAGWLTGGIMVGILWIAAQILPISIAWVLAILSRLLITGCLHEDGLADFFDGFGGGTTKGRTLAIMKDSQIGSYGVIGLIVYFLLLFLLLENLPLKLICVLVICGDCWSKFCASQIINYLPYARKEEESKAKVVYDRMTWQELLTGFICGFLPIILFLPIDFWPVMICPILTFSLLYWLMKRRLQGYTGDCCGATFLLCELSFYLGAVILLYAHIKYGNPDFINVYLK
- the cobC gene encoding alpha-ribazole phosphatase produces the protein MEVIFIRHTSVDVPPGVCYGQTDVPLRNSFEQEAAVTSGNLKSYRPKGRDFDYVYTSPLSRCVRLATYCGYPDAERDDRIMEMNFGNWEMKNFDEISDPRLKEWYADYINVPATNGESFAIQYQRVASFLDELREKNYEKVAIFAHGGVLICAQLYAGAIKQEEAFSALTAYGGIIQLKFD
- a CDS encoding sensor histidine kinase, which translates into the protein MKHILIIWFCLLSMYPYVLYAEDANAQQYQDSILKIAQSMPGTLPKLTYLRDMAYRHQYAPYNKTFSTALYQEACIQKNIIYENLGAYYLASCYDKLHDADSLAYWVDKLEKYAPEVGTYDYYLEQKAAISRALASKRQIEKAVYVAKETLAESLEHNSNNGEIASYNSLGCAYGVSSRVDEALNIFLKAYQRFTPRTKTSLRVDILSRIAQVYGNTGRDSLRRPYVQQMDEALQEVITREPETRKNWSNFEIDCQIKYVLLYMNKGTYHIALEHINKAKALLEDHVDPVFWLNVQLVQLQYYARTQEYDKSIALIDEVTPVVLNHYVSTFATLINYKASTQVDKGDIDGAIETKRYLIRTQDSLDNAFSANQLRQMKEIYHIDDLLLEKQKIKDTNYKRGFLFLITLLVLILIFYLYTRYISRKIAAAEKVTVNAAMQAEADNTTKDRLQSEISHDIRTPLNVVVGFAELLTESKELTAEAKVEYGKMIQENAENLLTYVNSILELSRLESGKTQYVQEECELVELCRKEITIAEQSGNGRVTVRLKTDVENRMISTDKNKFSSLLSSLLVPSENDENTYNIVIRIRYDKEKNMLFFRVTGTPLAKARFENKTALIRHEINAHFVHAFNGTYKVQEGAAEGPLVLFSIQAQAANQISTE